The Longimicrobium sp. genome includes the window GGGCGTACCACTGGCGCACCTCGCGGTAGATGTCGCCCGCCGGGCGGGCGCCGGCGCGCTTCTCGGCCAGCACCCAGGCCTGCAGCTCGGCGGGGCGGGGGCCCCACTGCCCGGCCGGGGTGAAGTCCGGGTGCAGCACGACGGTCATCGGGATCGACCGCGCGCCGCCGGTCAGGTGGCGGTCCATCAGCTCGGGGTGCTCGTCGCGCTTCACCACGCGCAGCTCCCACCCCAGCGTCTCGGCCAGCCGGGCGACGACGGGGACGGTGTTGAACGCGTCGCCGCACCAGTCCTCCGAGATCACCAGCAGGCGCCAGCCGCCTCCGAGGCTCCTCCCCCGCTCGGCGGCCCACTCGGGGACGCGCGAGCGCTGCCAGACGGCGCCCCACATCTCCCTGTGCTGGCGGACCTCGCGCTCGAGGTAGTCGCCCCAGGAGAAGCCCGCGTCCCAGTACTTCCGGTAGCTCGTCTCGGCCATGCTCATTTTCCCTTGCGAGGGGCGCGCACCCGCCCGCGCCCGTTGATCGCCGTGCTTCAGATCCCGTGCCTGAAATCTAGAAAACAGGTCAAGGCCGCGGATCGCCATCTCATTGATGTCCAATTTCTTACGATGGGCGGCGCCGCCGTGGAAAAGGAAGAATCCGGCAGGCGCGCGCGGGGCCGGCGGTGCGGCCGGGCGGGGGGAGGCGCGGCGTGTCCGCTTCCCCGGGGGGCGCCGCGGGGTGGCGCCCGATTTGC containing:
- a CDS encoding thioredoxin family protein, coding for MAETSYRKYWDAGFSWGDYLEREVRQHREMWGAVWQRSRVPEWAAERGRSLGGGWRLLVISEDWCGDAFNTVPVVARLAETLGWELRVVKRDEHPELMDRHLTGGARSIPMTVVLHPDFTPAGQWGPRPAELQAWVLAEKRAGARPAGDIYREVRQWYARDRGESTLRELLEVVEHAPRRSQAA